catacgcgtcacaaagtgtgctggcacccaaagtttatatgcgagacgattggaaaggttgtagaaacgtcgtcattttactagcatcgggggtaaatacgcgtgagaaagtaattaaatgtcatgcagcttcatggttctcgttatttcgtcagcctcaatactgcctgcgatcccttcggaaTAGacgatgaatcagcgccttggtaccgtcatcttccgtcgatagctcagttggtagagcggtggactgtagaggttccaactgcggacatccataggtcgctggctcgaatccggctcgacggagcaagctttttttattctttatgttttaattagtgatttattgccacatgtgcagcaccataatgtacaaagtgaattagaacatgtcatacgcgtcacaaagtgcgCTGGCACcaaaagtttatatgcgagacaattgggaaggttgcagaaacgtcgccttTTTACTAGCATTGGGgctaaatacgcgtgagtgggtaagtaaatgtcatgcagcttcatggttctcgttatttcgtcagcctctatacagcctgcgattccttcggtataaaggatgaatcagcaccGTAGTACCGCTATCTTCCGTTGATAGCCTCTCGAAGACGACGTTCTGGACGGACGCGTTTTTCATGTTCTCCGCTTCGAAGGATTTATCGGCCATGGgccgaggtgctgctcaggcttcagccaGCGGCAATGACTACCGTGTTGTACTTCCTCGCCTTCCCACCGGTAAGCTTGTTGTGGACTCTGTTTTTCTACATGCGGACTTAGCTGGTCGCCCCTACCGGGCTCAAGATTTTAGAGATGCTCTTCGGGACATCATTGACTTGAAGGAAATAAGCTCCATAGGTCAATTTCAaatgtctcatgtttggatggtcacatgcaagtcaacgctgaacaaaacaaagttggtcacaagcggcgaatttttcgtcaaaagtcgtcgatgccgcgttatagacccggagcccacggaagtgaagctgaagcttatgtggcttcctgagcgcttggaggacgcttatgtgtgcgaggcactgcaagcttttgggaaggtcaagacaatatcacaagaaagctggaaagtagcggacatggaacaaatgcggacgctaaatagggatgttgttttgtcccttgctgatggagttcgcattgcggatattcctcatattcttgttgtctgcggagtgcaaagcctcgtcctgatacctggccgcccaccactttgccttcggtgcagtaaggttggacacatccgtcgaaactgcaggacccctcgctgtgacaactgtcgacgcttcggtcattcggctgaagattgtgttatgacatacgccaacaagctgcgacagcacacaaaacagccaGATCATAACCCACAAGAGCATAATATGGATGCCACCGAGGTTCTGGACGCAGCGGGAGACACTCCGTCAATGTCATATGCTGCAGGCTCTACCACAAGGAatccagaagaggaaagaaagtcattcgctgttgacacagttgaaacttctgcgtgcaaagagccaagcgaatcatgcaagcagcataTCCAAAACGACTCCACACAACCCATAGCACAAGTGGAAGTTCTTATGAAGAGTGCTGTTGCGCTGACCcataaagatgccgaagaaccaccAGTACAAGATAGAGACTCTGGGCTGGATGCCACAGAAAGTTCAACACCTGCTTGCGctgcagctccgcagcagctttttcatcatgGTGCAGTGTCGGAGGATGATATGCAGATCTCTACGGATACAGCAATACTGAAACGTCGCGCATCCTCCAGCTCGGATTCAAGCAAAGGGAGTGACCCAGCGTCAGTGACTAGGGAGTCACGCCGTCGCCGAAAGTCCATGCCAAAGGGGAAGTGTCGCCGATCCCAATCTAGGAGGCCTGCTGGGGGCTCACGGGAAGCCTCAGCGCCAACTCTTGGGACTGATCAAGAGGGACAATAAGCGAATtagaaggtagtcaccatggcgcagtctgagcgactcatatttgccaccttgaacgtacgcggccttaggtcttcgcagaaacaggcacagctccgtagacttctcaatcggaagcgtcttgactttgtcgccatccaagagacaaagatcgagagcgaggaagagaccgagaaggccctgcgaccttttctgtctcagtttaatgtgtgtgtctcacatgctaaaggtttatctgcgggctgttggttgtttctgagaaaaagcctaccttgttcagcattctgcactagtgttgatgaagagggcaggtatatatgctgtgattttttgttgcaaggagtgccatggagaattatcaatctatatgcgtttaatgatgttccgaaacgacttgagttatttgaaaaagtgcgtaatttaattgacgtggacagatgcacggtacttatgggagatttcaactgcgtatgtgaagctattgatcgttataattcgtctggaaaaagagacaggagtggtgagcttttatccggtattgtagataatgcaggactaactgacatcggggtctcgaatcgggcaacagcatatacaagagtacaaggcagctctcatgctcgccttgaccggattcacgtgtcctcatcactcctatctcgtaaaatttcctgcagcaccgaagctgtatcattctcagaccattgtattgtcatagcgcaaattggtgaaaatcgtcacaaacaattccgtccccagtgggccctttggaaaatgaatgcgaagctcctctgtgatcaggaattcatgaatcgcgtccagatggcattgaggcaatctttttcgattggttttcatatcttccctgcttgggagctttttaaacaagaagttcgtgctatagctttagaaattcgggctgttaagtctttctatagaaagaatgatgaaaagatacttgtta
The sequence above is drawn from the Rhipicephalus microplus isolate Deutch F79 chromosome 3, USDA_Rmic, whole genome shotgun sequence genome and encodes:
- the LOC119160951 gene encoding uncharacterized protein LOC119160951, encoding MFSASKDLSAMGRGAAQASASGNDYRVVLPRLPTGKLVVDSVFLHADLAGRPYRAQDFRDALRDIIDLKEISSIGQFQMSHVWMVTCKSTLNKTKLVTSGEFFVKSRRCRVIDPEPTEVKLKLMWLPERLEDAYVCEALQAFGKVKTISQESWKVADMEQMRTLNRDVVLSLADGVRIADIPHILVVCGVQSLVLIPGRPPLCLRCSKVGHIRRNCRTPRCDNCRRFGHSAEDCVMTYANKLRQHTKQPDHNPQEHNMDATEVLDAAGDTPSMSYAAGSTTRNPEEERKSFAVDTVETSACKEPSESCKQHIQNDSTQPIAQVEVLMKSAVALTHKDAEEPPVQDRDSGLDATESSTPACAAAPQQLFHHGAVSEDDMQISTDTAILKRRASSSSDSSKGSDPASVTRESRRRRKSMPKGKCRRSQSRRPAGGSREASAPTLGTDQEGQ